TAAATCAAagacttttcttcttcctcctttatAGTGTTAATGATTAGAGCAACTTGGTTGATACTTGGCCTAGCCTCAGGGGAACGATTAACACACCTTATAGCGACCTGAAGCAAATTCACCATCCTTTCTTCACTTGCATACTCTGATATCAGAGTCCTATCAAACACTTCACCCGTCCATTCTTCCCTCACAACAGACTGAACCCACTCCGTCAGTTCCATCCCTTCGCTCTTTACCAACTTTCCGGTGAGTAGTTCGAGCAGAATGACGCCGAATCCATAGACATCGGCCTTGAAGGCGGCGTGATCTGATGATGACATGGAAGTGAAAGGACTAACAAAAGATGaactatgttgttgttgttgttggtcgTCGTCTCCACCCATCACACCATACTCACTTATGCATGGCTCCATGTTCTTGTTTAGCAAAATGTTGGATGATTTTAGGTTGCCATGTGAGATACCTTGTTGCCCAAGCTCTTGATGCATGAAAGCTAATGCCTCAGCGGTCGTAGCTGCAATTCCAAGCCTGCTGCTCCAGTCAAAGGATTTTTGGGCACCTGAATGCATAATTCTTGCTTTTAAATACATGATTTTTTGTAGTACTAATAACTTATGATTGCTCTATCCAAgcacaataatatataaaaactaGTGAATACCTGAATATTGGATATgcagattttaaattttagagtatattttttaaatttaaatcttttagaGTGTATAAATTAGTAAAGTGATAAAATAGAGTTAGTCATtattgattttgtaattttcacAAAATGTGTATtctattatcttaatttaagaGTGATTAACTCTTCACTTTAccattttatcaattttttcattttaaaagatcttaattcatatttttaaatgtaCAAGTTTTTtactcattattttttattatttttctaattgtaCAAGTTAATATTCTATTCTAAACATATTTATAAACATGACATTAATAAGTAGTCACAAAAAAACATCACACTAAGtactaaataaaacaaaatttagatattttcaatggcttaaaattttaataagtcATCAATTTTTCTCACATTTAATAACTAAATCAGAGAATAAACCAAGATTATAAATTAAACAACATAACAAGTATATGTAAAAAAGAGGAGGATATGGTGTTACCGTGTAGAAGCTTAAATAAACTTCCATTTTGCTGATATTCATAGACCAAAAGCTTCTCTTGCTTGGAGCAATAGAAAGCAAGAGGTGAGAGCACATAAGGATGCTTCACTTGACTCAAAATCTGCATTCTTTGCTTGAAATCACGGCCGGGAACAGACCTATCGATGATCCTTTTCACAACCACCGTTGTCCTCGAATTCGAAAGAACCACGAGTGATTGCGAAACCATGCTGCTCTCCGAAGTTAATGAGAAGTCCGATCGGCTTACTCCTGCTCTGTATTCACTTGAAACATGGCTAGCTTTTTGAGCACTACTTTGAGTTACAACTTTCTCATTCAATGCttcaattctcttttctttcttttttcttctgcaCAGCTTCCACACAATTAAAAGGATCACTAAAGCTCCAATCGCCGCATAGCCTGAATACATAAGAATCTGCTCTTTTGAAGGGCCCTTTAATGATTTCTTTGGTTCTTCATCAGAATTATCGCCGGCAGCGGCTGCAGGCCCCGGCGATTCCTTCCGTTCTTCGGAATCTTTGCTAGCAGGCACCGGCGAGCTGGTGCAACTCTTTGGTAATGGATCACCACAGAGTTGAGGGTTACCGAGGAAGCTTTCAGAGGTGAAATGTCCATGTATATCTGGAATAACTCCACTGAAATTGTTGAAGGAGACATCGAACCGGTCGAAATTAGAGAAATTAAACGGCGGAATTTCTCCACTGAGCTGATTATTCTGTGCTAGGAACATATTCAGCGTTGAGATTCTAGCCAAATCAGGATGTAACTGTCCCGAAATTTTGTTGTTAGATATATCAAGACTCTTTAAATTGTTTAACTTGGAAAGTGAACTAGGAAGGGTTCCAGAAAATTGGTTTCCGCTTAAGTGTAGTTGAGTGAGTTGTTTGCAGCTTCCAATCTCTTCCGGGATGCCTCCGTGGACGCCGTTGCCGTCGAGACTAAGATAAGTGAGAGATGCAGCCAGGGGATGCAAGTTGCAAAGCATAGCAACATCAAGAGTTCCAGATAAGCTTAGCTTGTCAAGAAGCAAATTCTTGATGGATGAGTTTTTAGTATCACACTCTACACCTTGCCATTGATCTATGCAGGGATCAGAGCCTAGTTTCCAATTCAAAGTGAAGTTCTGATGACTATCATTgccagagagttgtgcaagaAAGAGTATCATTGTGCTCTTGACCTCATCATCAACACAATTAACGATTCTTAGGAGGAAAAGGGATGCAATGAAGGATACCCAGAAAGAATTTCTCTccattttgatgcaaagaaaaataTGAAGTTTGATTTTGAATAAGCTCTTTTGCTAAGTATTGAATAAGATGGGGTTTGAAGTGAAAGATTGATTTTGAACTCAAAAGGAGTTACTATGTTGATGGATTTTTGCCGGAATGGAGAACAGGTCCAATTTGACTGAGACTACGATGAGCATTTGTTTCTTTGTTGGTGATTAGCATTCATAATTgtgaaataataatattaagaaaaagaagaaaattgttAATGGCATGATGCTCAGCGAAACTATTGGACAAATAGAGGCCGGCAACTGAAACAGTTGGAAGCAACGTCTTCATCTTCTCAATGGCTTATGCTAACAACTAACAACGATATTGACGTTTATTATGCTAATTGCTAAAATTGCTAATCATATATAAGATAATATATAAACAAACTTATATCTCAGTGAGAAGCGTTCTACACTTCTACTCGTTCCTCTACTCATATCTAGCTAGCCAGGGATGGTAAACGTACCAGCTCGTTCTATTATAGTGTTtagaaaaataagttttaaatttaataaatattaaaaaattataatttcagaTGTCTTGacgtaaaatttttataattttaataaatattatcatCAACTAAATTttctattaaataaatattatctaaaaaactaatcaaataaataaaaatcaatttttttttatctaacaaaTTGATCCATCCGTATAAGTCGGACACGTAAGCTATAGCTCGGCCACTTACAAATTCAAAACAGAGCAGTTCATGATCCGTCCGTAGAAGTCAGCTGCGTGTGCTATAACTCGGCCACGTGtagcaaattaaaaaaagagaacGGTGACCTATTGATAACCCTAAAAAGACATTTTCAAAGAAGCCACCAAACGATTCTCTGCGAGATTCTCGGACCGTATCCATGCCTCGTATCTCGGAATGAGGAGAACATACCACAATCAAGTCATATACAAATCTTATATAAACAGAACCAAATAAACATAGCAGGATAAGTACCAGGGGCGGAGCTACATACTGCCAAAGGGGGGCAACGGCcccccctaattttaattttttatatgtaaattataCGTAAATTTCAATTTAGCCCCcctcaaaaatttattttaatattattttattgtgtaaatatttttagcCCCCCTTTCTGACTTGAGCGTTGGAATCTCTTTGCAGGTCCCAACCTCCTCCGGTGTTCCTCGACGACTAAAGTATAGCTCAGCGTCTGTACTCTTAGGACAGAAAACTCCATACACACGGAAGAAGGAGTTATACCTCGGCACTAGAAGGAGTTATACCTCGGCTCAGATTACTGGACAGGAAcatttggcgcccaccgtggaGCCCCGCCTCACTTTTTAGTTTTGATCTAACACTACTAGATTCGACTtgtatcttcttttctttgtagaAGCCGAACTATGACAGATCATTCAGTAACTCCTCAAGCCAACCTAACCAATGCGGAACTCTTGGCTGCCAATGCTGCTCTACAGGCGAAAAACCAATGAATGGCCGAACTGTTAGCAGCAATGCAGAACAATGGCgaagaaaagaataataataagaaggTCAATAACAACCTCTATGAGGAACAATAGTCAGATTCGAACGTGAAGATAGAAGAAGCACCTCCCAAGACAGAAAAACGACGGATTGGTCCTTTTTCTGAAGAAATAATGAATTTCAAAATGCCTAAAAATTTTACACTCCCAATGACTTTAACACTATACAAGGGGATCGGAGATCCTAAAGTTCATGTCACAAAATTTGAATCTATGATGTTTTTCAATAGTGACTCTGATCCCATCTTGTGCTGatctttctcaatttttttagatGGAGCTGCTTTATTATGGTTTTCTAATTTACTTGCAGGTTCAATATCCAGTTCGACGAATTTGCCAAGTTATTCATAAACCATTTCACTGCATCCAAAATCTACGTACGAGATTCAGATTATCTCAGTACGATCAAGCAAGGACAGTACGAGAGTCTGAAGGACTACATGACGCGTTTTACAACAGTGGCTATGGAAATTCCAAACCTCAATCCAGAGGTACAACTACATGTGATAAAGAGTGGCCTTCGACTAGGGAAATTCCAGGAAGCAATAGCAGTTGTAAAGCCGAAAACATTGACAGAATTTCGAGAAAAGGCCTCAAGACAAATGGAAATAGAAGAATTTAGACAAGCTCGGCGGATCAAAAAACCATCTCAATCAAAAGAAGACGACCAGGAGGACCTTTTTGAATCAACAAAATGATCGGCAAGGAACTTATACCCTTAAAGCACTTCTAGGCAAAGAATTATGACTCGAAGATGTTCTCCTTCTTCAACTCACAAGATTTTTTCTATACCAGGTTTTGCTTGGAGGAGTTATTAAGGCACTTTCATCCTATACCTTCTATATTAAAAGGGTAATCCTTAATAAAgagtatattatttttaactttatcattctttatttttattcacgCCTTTAGTTCGGCTACTATTTACGCTCTACACATATTATGGCAAACTAATATTAAAGTCGGCATACAAAAACAAACCGACAGTTATAAGCCGGAACCAATCTAACAAACCGACAACCATAAGTCGGAATCAATGCAACAAACTAACACCTATAAGTTGGAATCAATCCAAATAAATCGACACCTATAAGTCGGAATCACTTCAaacaaactgataattataaatttgaatcAATCAAAGCAAACCGACACCTATAAGTCAGCGTCAGTCCAACAAACAATCACCTATAAGTCGGCATCAGTCCAACAAACAATCACTTATAAGCTCGttcaaaaatatattgaatAAGCAACCCTTTTCCAATGACAAGcttgtctaattttattttcaagattATCAGGTTGATCTTGGGGGCTAATCCTCATATCTCCGAATTATAACACAACCGCATCTCTTCTATATCCTgacgagttataactcattgacATAAAAGCTCAACCTACTTCTCTTAAAAATAAACAGGTCAAGCTTGGGGGCTGTGATCTGGTCATTATAACTCGACGGATACAAGTTATAATTCAGAGATTAGGTCTGATCCATCCGTATAAGTCGGCCACGTAAGCTATAGCTCGGCCACTTGCAAATTCAAAACAGAGCAGTTCGTGATCCATCCGTATAAGTCAGTCGCGTGTGCTATAACTCGGCCACGTGCAGcaaatttaaaaaagagaaCGGTTACCTGCTGATAACCCTAAAAAGACCTTTTCAAAGAAGCCACCAAACAATTCTCTGCGAGATTCTCGGACTGTATCCATGCCTCATATCTCAGAATGAGGAGAACATACCACAATCAAGTCATATACAAATCTTATATAAACAGAACCAAATAAACATAGAAAGATAAGTACACAAAGAActctcccttttattttctctttcaaagaaaactaaaaaactCTTTCTGACTTGAGTGTTGGAGTTACAAGACCCAACCTCCTCCGGTGTTCCTCAACGGTTAAAATATAGCTTGGCGTCTGTGCTCTTAGGACAGAAAATTTCATACACATGGAAGAAGGAGTTATACCTCGACACTAAAAGGAGTTATACCTTGACTCAGATTACTGGACAGGAACACAAATATTATCTAAGTCTCTAATCATACAAACATTACATGCAAAAATCAAATTACAACTTACAAGTAAAATGGAAAAATATTCTAGATACAATAACAAAAGTATCATTTATAAAAAgtctaataaatcaaaatttataaatattctaGATAagattaaattatcattttcatcaatttgTAAGTGAATGATATTATATGAACTAATGCTCCTGAGTTAAGTGAAGCATgtgaactttttaattttttaatttgactacTCGTCTTTTTTGAGAGTTAAACAAGTCAATATGCACAGTTGCCACTCATATATTCTCGTGTCTCAAGATAAGAGATGTGATCAAGTAAATGCATCTTTTGCTACCTCTTTATACTAGCAATACAATGAGTttactacaaaaaaatattacatttaaAACATTTATAGCTACGTAACATCTAAacattttattcaaatattttataaaattattcaaccttgcaacaaaattaagagaaattaaTCAATTACAAACATATAATATACTTGTTATAAAAAACTAGGTCACCGATTCTGTTGAGGAGTTATGAAATGACCTTAAAGAATGATTACAACATGGTAATGGTCCGAAAATTTTTGAGATTAGACGTGAATAGGTGAATTTACGTTAAGGAACTATGTCAGTTTCACAATATTTCACAAAAATTAAGATCCTTTGAGAAGAATTGAACTCTTACCGTCCGATTCAATGCAATTGTGGTGATGCGTTGCCTTTACATGAATTCTTCCAAACTGAATACGTTCATTGTTTTCTAATGGGATTAGACGATTCGTACACTTAAGCCTATGGTTAAATCTTGTTAATGGAACCTCTTCCGGCCATTAACAAAGTCTTGTCCCTAGTTGTGCAGGAAGAGAAGCATCATGCAATTGGAGCTCCTCCTTCCTCATCTCAGATGGCTTTCATGGCAAGAAATTCTAACACTTCTTTACCACATGGCAGAGGTAGAGGTTTTCCCAAGAAAGATTGCCTGCTTTGTTGTCATTGTGGCATTCTTGGACACACAGTGGATAAATGCTTCAAGATTCATGGATTTCTGCCAAGCTACGGTAGAGGAAGAGGATCACAAAGCTACGACGCAAAGCAATCAGCACACGATGCAATCGCTGGAGAGCCGGTTGAAGTAACAAATCAATAGCAACCTTCAAATTCAGCTTTTACACTGAGTGCAACTCAGATGCAGCAGCATGCACCTACTCAATAATCAGAATATTCAGAAAATTTCCTCAAATGCAGCAACCCAAGTCAACACACCAGCAGATATAATCCTAAACACTTCATTCACAAGGTCAAAGTTATCTAGACACGATTGGGTTTTGGAAAGTGGTGCTATAATCTATATTGCATGTGACttctatttcattcaattcATTCTTTATAACATTACTCTGTTTCTCtcccaaataattagaaatttaaaacaaatttcatAGGCTCAATACTTATCCATGCAAATATCACCTTGCATAATAATGTTCTTTATGTGTCTGAGTTCAATGTCAACCTTTTATTAGTCTCTTCCTTTCTATCAAACACTTCATTTCACGTCACTCTTAGCTCACTTGATTTTACAATTCGACATCAAGACATCAAAGACGATTGAGAAGGGTGAGCTACATGAAGGACTTTACATCCTCAAGGCAGCAACTCCCCCCAATCCTCTACCAATAAAGTCTCACCATATCAATTTGTGTCATTCTCAACTTTGGCATACACGTTTAGGCCATGCATCAAATAATCATTGAGTTTACAGTttacaatttttatttacaaaatgtTAATTCATTAGATGTGTCATGGCTCAAAATGAGTCATGACTAATGTCCAGGAAAATTGTTCCCTAGCAAGCCTAACCAATTCGAATATAAGCTAAATAAGAGagttgtaaatatttttaataaatttacaaGTACTAGAATGAATAATTATacattattttaacaaaaacataaaatagatcAATACGATTAGATCCTACCTGTGACATATGGAGTATATGACGTCTAGGAactcaacaaaaattaaatacccATTATTGTTCATTACTCTTGAATGGAAAGGCTCACGTATTCTTTCAACGAGACTTTATCCCTTCCCTTTCCATCGTTGTCCTTTTTTCTATTGAGAGGTATACCTTCTCTATAACCATCCTTTCCATATGGAAATAATAAAGGGTATTGTAAACCCAAATAGGATGGATTGAGCTAATTAATGCGTTGTAATCTTTCACTTTAAGTCTCAACCATAATATCTTTATCGGTCTTGTCTATATCAAAGTCACCCACAATTAATGCTGCAACCTCATTGGTAGCCATCATTTTCCCTCTTTCCTAAGAGTCTTAACTTCACATCACGTATAGATTCAGATCCGATCGACTCTCTAACCATGCTCAGAATATGTATAAAAATAGTATCGgtgttgaaatatttttttgttctctcATCATACAAAAAAGAGCATGACAAAACTAACATTCATGTACTGCATCACCAATACTATAGTATTCTGAAAATAGAATCCTTTCATTTATTAATTACCTTGTAAACATTCAATGATTAACGCCAATCATTAGTCCATGAATCAGGactttatgttttatattaatatataactaaTTGATGATATGTCAAAACTGTTACCATTTGATTGTCTCCCCATATGTGGTCTTGCATTCTTTATAGTCCTGGCCCTCTTGGTTTGATCTGTTGTGGCTATTAAGTTAGGTCAAAGTACCTTTTTAAACTATTGTTGCACTGCATCTTATAAATGACTAATTCATACACTactcttataaaaaaataaggaaCAAATTGTGATACCTATAGCATGAAGAATGCAAGTTAATGAATTCACTTCTAACTGATCTACATCTTTTGAAGTTGCTTTTGTGATCTGTGAATTACTCATATACCGTGTGGTTAGCATAGAGTCCTGGTGTGAAACTCCTTTGTTTGATGTTTGTACACTTGAAATATTTTCATAGGATTGACAATGTTAGCATTAAAAATGTGGCATCGGTCATGTGCAAATCTTGACCAACCTTTCAGCCTTGTAAGGTATTAGATAATATGGGTTTGACTGAGTTTTCTAACATTTGTCAATGTTGAATCGGAACCTACATAAATGGAATTTAatcatattatatttatatgttatgTATATAATGCTTTAGCCGATTTTTTCCAATGTAAGCccaagaaacaaaattaaacattACTTCTCCTAAAATGTTCAGAATTGGTATCTCTTCTTGCATTTAGCCTTGCCATCCTTTCCTTTCTAGCCTTTCTTGTAGCTTCTgcaatttattaataattgtaTCTTTCGatcaaatatgaataataacaAAGCAATATCCCATATAATCATTAATCACACTCATCACTCCCACAAAAAACACCCTAACCAGGTAACTGTTTCACTCA
This portion of the Arachis duranensis cultivar V14167 chromosome 6, aradu.V14167.gnm2.J7QH, whole genome shotgun sequence genome encodes:
- the LOC107494958 gene encoding probable inactive receptor kinase At2g26730, with the translated sequence MERNSFWVSFIASLFLLRIVNCVDDEVKSTMILFLAQLSGNDSHQNFTLNWKLGSDPCIDQWQGVECDTKNSSIKNLLLDKLSLSGTLDVAMLCNLHPLAASLTYLSLDGNGVHGGIPEEIGSCKQLTQLHLSGNQFSGTLPSSLSKLNNLKSLDISNNKISGQLHPDLARISTLNMFLAQNNQLSGEIPPFNFSNFDRFDVSFNNFSGVIPDIHGHFTSESFLGNPQLCGDPLPKSCTSSPVPASKDSEERKESPGPAAAAGDNSDEEPKKSLKGPSKEQILMYSGYAAIGALVILLIVWKLCRRKKKEKRIEALNEKVVTQSSAQKASHVSSEYRAGVSRSDFSLTSESSMVSQSLVVLSNSRTTVVVKRIIDRSVPGRDFKQRMQILSQVKHPYVLSPLAFYCSKQEKLLVYEYQQNGSLFKLLHGAQKSFDWSSRLGIAATTAEALAFMHQELGQQGISHGNLKSSNILLNKNMEPCISEYGVMGGDDDQQQQQHSSSFVSPFTSMSSSDHAAFKADVYGFGVILLELLTGKLVKSEGMELTEWVQSVVREEWTGEVFDRTLISEYASEERMVNLLQVAIRCVNRSPEARPSINQVALIINTIKEEEEKSLIYQV